The following proteins are co-located in the Spirochaetales bacterium genome:
- a CDS encoding methyltransferase domain-containing protein, with amino-acid sequence MDTSAQFWDKSAGSYDRRVMVRYKKTYRDTVDLSKRYLKGEHTLLDFACGTGIVTVELAGCVKKINAIDISGRMIAIAKRKAVDHSITNITFEVTDIFDTRFDGKTFDAVCAFNILYFIEDSRRVLDRIRELLPPSGLFISATDCTGEKKSIVTRLMSLLSKAGLIPYFRPYSIAELEEHIKTSGFSIIESGNLYEHPPNRFIVAVKNA; translated from the coding sequence ATGGATACATCCGCACAATTCTGGGATAAATCGGCTGGAAGCTACGACCGCCGCGTGATGGTGCGATACAAAAAAACATACCGGGATACCGTCGATCTGAGTAAACGCTATCTGAAAGGCGAGCATACACTGCTTGATTTCGCCTGCGGAACGGGTATTGTCACGGTCGAACTCGCCGGGTGCGTAAAAAAGATCAATGCAATCGACATTTCCGGTAGAATGATCGCGATTGCGAAGCGGAAAGCGGTGGATCACTCTATAACGAATATAACGTTCGAGGTAACGGATATCTTCGATACCCGGTTCGACGGGAAGACCTTCGATGCCGTTTGTGCGTTCAATATCCTCTATTTTATCGAAGACTCAAGAAGAGTATTGGACCGTATACGCGAATTGCTGCCGCCTTCGGGTCTTTTTATCTCCGCGACCGACTGTACGGGAGAGAAAAAATCGATCGTCACCCGCCTTATGTCCCTGCTTTCGAAAGCGGGGCTCATTCCTTACTTCAGGCCTTATTCGATTGCCGAACTGGAAGAGCATATAAAAACCAGTGGATTTTCAATCATCGAAAGCGGGAATCTCTATGAGCATCCGCCGAATCGTTTTATTGTCGCGGTGAAAAACGCTTAA